The Numida meleagris isolate 19003 breed g44 Domestic line chromosome 12, NumMel1.0, whole genome shotgun sequence genome includes a window with the following:
- the SAP30L gene encoding histone deacetylase complex subunit SAP30L produces the protein MNGFSTEEDSRDGPPAAPFYGQSCCLIDDGDRCVRPAGNASFSKRIQKSISQKKLKLDIDKSVRHLYICDFHKNFIQSVRNKRKRKTSDDGGDSPEHDTDVPEVDLFQLQVNTLRRYKRHYKLQTRPGLNKAQLAETVSRHFRNIPVNEKETLAYFIYMVKNNKSRLDQKSESSKQLE, from the exons ATGAATGGGTTCAGCACCGAGGAGGACAGCCGGGAcgggccgcccgccgccccctTTTAcggccagagctgctgcctcatCGACGACGGCGACCGCTGCGTGCGGCCCGCGGGCAACGCGTCCTTCAGCAAGAGGATCCAGAAGAGCATCTCGCAGAAGAAGCTGAAGCTGGACATCGACAAAAGC GTGAGACATCTGTATATATGTGATTTTCACAAGAATTTTATACAAAGTGTCCGAAACAAACGGAAAAGGAAGACAAGTGATGATGGAGGCGACTCTCCTGAGCATGATACGGATGTCCCGGAG GTTGACTTGTTCCAGCTCCAAGTGAATACTCTGCGACGTTACAAGAGACATTATAAGCTGCAGACTAGGCCTGGACTCAACAAGGCTCAGCTAGCAGAA ACTGTCAGTCGACACTTCAGGAATATTCCTGTGAATGAGAAAGAGACTCTTGCTTATTTCATCTATATGGTGAAGAACAACAAGAGCAGGCTGGACCAGAAATCAGAAAGTAGCAAGCAATTAGAGTGA